The Ramlibacter algicola genome segment ATGGACCCGGGCAACAGCGACGAGGCGCTGCGCGAGGTCGCGATGGACATCGCCGAGGGCGCCGACATGGTGATGGTCAAGCCCGGCATGCCCTACCTGGACGTCGTGCGCCGCGTGAAGGACGAATTCCGCGTGCCCACCTTCGCGTACCAGGTGTCGGGGGAATACGCGATGCTGCGCGCCGCGGCGCAGAACGGCTGGCTCGATGGCGACCTGGCGATGATGGAAAGCCTGCTCGCGTTCAAGCGCGCCGGCGCCGACGGCGTGCTCACCTACTTCGCGCTCGAGGCGGCGCGCAAGCTGCGGGCCTGAGCGGCGCATGCAGATCGTCGAGTTCACCGGCGGCTCGCTGCGCTTCCTGGAAAGCGTGCCGGCCCGCCCTCCGGCGGACGGCTTCGTCTGGATCTTCCTCGACCGCGAGAACCTGCGCGAGGCGCTGCCCACGCTGCAGGCCGCCGCGCACCGGCTGGGCGGCTCGGCGCTGCTGGACCTGCACGTCAAGGACCTGGAGAACGCGACCCACCCGTCGCACTACGACTTCACATCGGTCTACGACCTGGTGATCTTCCGGCGCCTTGCCACACCGGACGAAGTGGATCGCGAGCTGGAGGCGAACGGCACCGCCGTGCGCGCAGTGCCGGCGCTGGCCAGCTTCTACCGGATCCGCACGCGCGCCGTGTCGTTCGTCGTCTGCGACCGCTTGCTGGTCTCGGTGCACCCGGCCGCGTGCCTGACGGCCCGCTCGTTCATCAGCCGCTACCTGTCGGACGTCGTGCAGGGCGAAGGGGTCGCCGCCAACCGCAGCCGCCTGCCGGCCAATCCCGCGGACCTGATGCTGCGCATGGTCAACGTGATGGTCGACGGCTACCTGGAACTGCGCAAGCAGCTGAGCACGGAGCTGGACCAGTGGCAGCAGGAACTGCTGCGTCCCGGCTCCGACTTCCGCGGCTGGGGCGGGTTGATGGTGGCGCGGCGCGAACTGCACCTGCTCGAGGACCTGTGCGAGGAGCAGAACGACGCGATGCAGGAGTGGCTGGACACGGCGCGCGAGACGCCGCCGCCGAACCTGTCGCAGGCCGAGCGCGACGGCCTCGTGGCCCGCGCGCGCGACGTCGTCGAGCACATCCAGCGCGTGGTGCACCAGGTGCGGCGCATGGAGGAGGGCGCCGAGAGCGTGGTGCAGATCCACTTCTCGGCACAGAGCAACCGCACCAACAACATCATG includes the following:
- a CDS encoding magnesium transporter CorA family protein — its product is MQIVEFTGGSLRFLESVPARPPADGFVWIFLDRENLREALPTLQAAAHRLGGSALLDLHVKDLENATHPSHYDFTSVYDLVIFRRLATPDEVDRELEANGTAVRAVPALASFYRIRTRAVSFVVCDRLLVSVHPAACLTARSFISRYLSDVVQGEGVAANRSRLPANPADLMLRMVNVMVDGYLELRKQLSTELDQWQQELLRPGSDFRGWGGLMVARRELHLLEDLCEEQNDAMQEWLDTARETPPPNLSQAERDGLVARARDVVEHIQRVVHQVRRMEEGAESVVQIHFSAQSNRTNNIMRTLTALTAIFLPLNLITGIFGMNFASMPLLRDPIGFWVAVGGMVVIALSLGLVFWRKHYLERSSR